TGCAACCGGCGCAGCACCGGCACCACCTCACCGCGCAGATAGATGAACGCATGTTCGGCGCGGATGGCGTGTGCGGCGATGATCGCGCCCTCGACCAGTGCATGCGGGTTGGCCATCAGCAGCGGGATGTCCTTGCACGTACCGGGTTCGGACTCATCGGCGTTGATCACCAGATACTTGGGCTTGGGGTCGTCCTGGTTGATGAACGACCATTTCTTTCCGGTGGGGAAACCGGCGCCACCTCGACCGCGTAATCCGGCCTCTTTGACCAGGGCGATGAGCGCGTCGGGATCCATCGAAAGGGCCCTGCGCATGGCCTCGTAACCGCCGCGGCGCTGGTAGCCGGCCAGCGTCCAGGAGTCGGCGTCATCCCAGCGCGCGCTGAGTACCGGAGCCAGCGTCACCGACGGTCCCCGTTCCTCGGCGGCACGTCTTCCGACGGTGCCGGGGCGGGCTGATCGCGCGCCGATTCCTCGGTGAGGCGTTCATCGTCCGGCTTCTCCACCCGGGCCGGAGTGCCGGACTCGGGTGCGGTGATACCGCGTTCGCGCGCGACGCGCAGACCCGCCAGCGTTGCCTGTCCCGGGGCACCGTCGTTGGCGCCGGGACGCTCGTCGGGAAATCCGGCGAGGATGCGGGCGGTGTCGGTGAACGCGCACAGCGGCGCGCCGCGACTGGGTGTCACCTGGTCGCCGGACCGCAGGGCATCGACGAGATCGCGTGCCGTGGAGGGTGTTTGGTTGTCGAAGAACTCCCAGTTCACCATGATGACCGGTGCGAAATCACATGCCGCGTTGCACTCGATGTGTTCCAGGGTGATGGACCCGTCCGCG
This DNA window, taken from Mycolicibacterium neoaurum, encodes the following:
- the nuoE gene encoding NADH-quinone oxidoreductase subunit NuoE translates to MLGQRPDEAGPPISAGPQSYSEEVTARLAADAAQIIARYPVARSALLPLLHLVQSQDGYLTPAGIGFCARQLALTPAEVTAVATFYSMYRRTPTGKYLVGVCTNTLCAVMGGDAILEVLQDHLGVHAGQSTADGSITLEHIECNAACDFAPVIMVNWEFFDNQTPSTARDLVDALRSGDQVTPSRGAPLCAFTDTARILAGFPDERPGANDGAPGQATLAGLRVARERGITAPESGTPARVEKPDDERLTEESARDQPAPAPSEDVPPRNGDRR